In Halobacillus amylolyticus, the following proteins share a genomic window:
- a CDS encoding universal stress protein, translating to MFNKILLATDGSDHSNRAIEQTVKMVSPYKEQVTIDLIYAVDGETSKSDILKYGDSNTATIKRKEKFLDTIQHIKSQGIQADIILLHGEPAEEITEYANHHEYDCVVVGSRGRNKLQTLILGSVSHKLVKYIQSPVIVVK from the coding sequence ATGTTTAACAAAATATTATTAGCCACCGATGGTTCCGATCACTCGAATCGAGCGATTGAACAAACAGTGAAAATGGTTTCTCCGTACAAGGAGCAAGTCACAATTGACTTGATTTATGCTGTAGACGGTGAAACCTCTAAGTCAGATATTCTAAAATATGGTGACTCGAATACAGCAACCATTAAACGAAAAGAAAAGTTCTTAGACACCATTCAGCACATCAAGTCCCAGGGAATACAGGCTGACATTATCCTCTTACACGGGGAACCAGCCGAAGAGATCACAGAGTATGCAAACCACCATGAATATGATTGTGTCGTCGTTGGCAGCCGTGGGCGAAATAAATTACAAACCCTTATTTTAGGCAGTGTCAGTCATAAACTCGTAAAATATATTCAGTCACCTGTGATCGTTGTTAAATAG
- a CDS encoding class I SAM-dependent methyltransferase produces MLEDTGERVILEEMKPTNQLLLEHIARYTFSTPYVKGRVLDIACGTGYGSLHVAKARKKEIKEIIGVDISADAIQYAKQHYYHPLLTFHKGDVMNPSLKDEIGRFDTILSFETIEHVVDDRTFMQRIYKLLKPGGSLVLSTPFGKGRDYPCGSPFHYFQLTKDEFHQIFHSFSEVEIFYQRGVTIEPPREGVYYPLGVAVCKR; encoded by the coding sequence GTGTTAGAAGATACAGGAGAACGTGTGATTCTAGAAGAAATGAAGCCTACCAATCAGTTATTACTCGAGCATATTGCCAGATATACTTTCTCTACTCCTTACGTAAAGGGGAGAGTGTTGGATATCGCATGCGGGACAGGATACGGCAGTCTTCATGTGGCCAAAGCACGTAAAAAAGAGATCAAAGAAATAATAGGTGTAGATATCAGTGCAGATGCCATTCAATATGCTAAGCAACATTATTACCACCCCCTCCTCACCTTTCACAAAGGGGATGTTATGAACCCCTCTCTAAAAGATGAAATTGGGCGGTTTGATACCATTTTAAGTTTTGAAACCATTGAGCATGTTGTTGATGATCGCACATTCATGCAACGCATTTATAAACTATTAAAACCTGGAGGCAGCCTTGTGCTTTCGACTCCTTTTGGAAAAGGAAGAGACTATCCCTGTGGGTCGCCTTTCCATTACTTTCAATTGACGAAAGATGAGTTTCACCAAATCTTTCATTCTTTTTCTGAGGTCGAAATTTTTTATCAAAGAGGGGTAACCATTGAACCTCCTAGAGAGGGTGTTTATTATCCATTAGGTGTTGCTGTATGTAAAAGGTAA
- a CDS encoding MFS transporter — protein sequence MISKRSNQTPIRPPFFYGWMVVFAAGLSMFFSGPGQTYSISIFIEHYIDDFDYSRSLVSGLYSTATLCAGLTLFLVGRLVDRLGQRVMMTAAGILLAVACFWNAFLTGAIMMFLGFFMLRLFGQGSLTLIPNTLVPQWFIGKRGRALSVMAIGGFASSALLPPLNTWMIDVFGWRTTWTTWGIFLLIVFVPLAYLFVRNQPKDIGEIPDGTPKHVLQDGEENLNAEINEKSWTLKEAMKTRAFWLILFCVSVPALVNTGVTFHLVSIAEGKGLSDSVAALVLTMMALIGFPVTFLVGYLVDRVPVHFILAVTFGGHIVILLILLQVNSWAMAMLYGVVWGVVNGFERIVLSIVWPNYFGREHLGSIKGIAQTVMVLGSAFGPLPFGLFYDWFGGYQEILWVMILLPLLAAIFSLLSPKPNYETHFSASN from the coding sequence ATGATAAGTAAAAGATCCAATCAAACACCGATACGACCCCCTTTTTTCTATGGGTGGATGGTTGTGTTTGCTGCAGGGTTAAGCATGTTTTTTTCTGGTCCAGGACAAACGTATTCGATATCAATATTTATCGAACACTATATTGATGATTTTGACTATTCCAGGTCACTTGTTTCCGGCTTATATTCCACGGCAACATTGTGTGCAGGTTTAACGCTATTCCTAGTGGGGAGGCTTGTTGACCGGCTGGGACAGCGAGTCATGATGACTGCTGCAGGAATATTATTAGCTGTCGCCTGTTTTTGGAATGCTTTTTTGACTGGCGCTATCATGATGTTTTTAGGTTTTTTTATGCTGCGATTATTTGGGCAGGGGTCCCTAACACTTATTCCCAATACCCTCGTTCCTCAATGGTTTATAGGAAAAAGAGGGAGGGCCTTAAGTGTGATGGCGATTGGCGGCTTTGCAAGTTCTGCTTTACTACCGCCGTTGAATACGTGGATGATTGATGTATTTGGATGGAGAACGACGTGGACAACTTGGGGGATATTTCTTCTAATTGTTTTCGTTCCCCTCGCTTATTTATTTGTCCGTAATCAGCCTAAAGATATAGGAGAAATACCTGATGGGACACCCAAGCATGTTCTTCAAGATGGAGAAGAAAATCTTAACGCAGAAATTAATGAGAAAAGCTGGACACTAAAGGAGGCCATGAAGACGAGGGCTTTTTGGCTGATTTTATTTTGTGTGAGTGTGCCTGCTTTAGTAAACACAGGAGTGACTTTCCATCTGGTATCTATTGCTGAAGGAAAGGGATTGTCGGATTCAGTTGCAGCCCTCGTCTTAACTATGATGGCCCTAATCGGGTTTCCGGTCACCTTTCTTGTAGGCTATCTAGTCGATCGGGTTCCAGTACACTTTATATTAGCGGTTACATTTGGCGGTCATATCGTGATCTTACTTATTCTCCTGCAAGTCAATTCCTGGGCAATGGCTATGCTGTATGGCGTGGTCTGGGGAGTGGTCAATGGGTTTGAACGTATTGTATTGAGCATCGTTTGGCCGAATTATTTTGGAAGGGAACATTTAGGAAGTATTAAAGGAATTGCTCAAACGGTTATGGTGTTAGGATCAGCGTTTGGACCTCTTCCTTTTGGTTTATTTTATGATTGGTTTGGAGGATATCAGGAAATCCTGTGGGTGATGATTTTACTTCCGTTGCTTGCTGCTATTTTTTCTCTGCTGTCACCAAAGCCAAATTACGAAACTCATTTTTCTGCTTCAAATTAA
- a CDS encoding SulP family inorganic anion transporter: MSTLSIKEQWFGNLKGDVLSGIVVALALIPEAIAFSIIAGVDPMVGLYASFCISVVIAFFGGRPGMISGATGAMALLMITLVAEHGIQYLLATTILTGILQILFGVFKLARFMKFIPRSVMVGFVNALGIMIFTSQLQHFANETWMIYVLVGITLAIIYLFPLVTKAIPSTLVAIVVVSAIAIFMNIGVRNVGDMGELTQTLPLFALPTIPLNIETLMIIFPYALALTIVGLLESLLTSSIVDDMTDTESNKNKESRGQGIANIVAGCFGGMAGCAMIGQSVINVKSGGNGRLSSLVAGVILMFMIIVLGGVVVQIPMAALAGVMIMVAIGTFDWSSVRNIHKLPLSDATVMIVTVLTVVLSHNLAYGVLAGVVLSMIFFAIKISKVRVSSLYVNEGRKRIYYVQGQLFFASVTEFVSSIDFKDSVAEVEIDLSQSHLWDDSAISALDNVESKFEQNGIQVNFIGLNGESSRLLTRLGGVSKSAGH, encoded by the coding sequence ATGTCGACTTTATCAATCAAAGAACAATGGTTTGGCAACCTGAAAGGGGATGTGCTATCCGGTATTGTGGTGGCTTTAGCACTTATCCCAGAAGCGATTGCCTTTTCCATTATTGCAGGAGTAGACCCTATGGTTGGTCTCTACGCGTCCTTTTGTATTTCCGTGGTAATCGCCTTCTTTGGCGGCAGACCCGGAATGATTTCGGGGGCAACTGGCGCCATGGCTTTGCTTATGATCACATTGGTTGCCGAGCATGGCATTCAATATTTATTAGCTACAACCATACTAACAGGAATTTTACAAATACTATTCGGGGTATTTAAGCTGGCTAGATTTATGAAATTCATCCCACGTTCTGTTATGGTGGGATTCGTGAATGCTTTAGGAATCATGATCTTCACTTCACAGCTCCAGCATTTTGCAAATGAAACGTGGATGATTTATGTATTAGTAGGGATAACCCTGGCGATTATCTATTTATTTCCTTTAGTCACAAAAGCAATCCCTTCTACACTCGTTGCAATTGTTGTTGTGTCTGCAATTGCCATTTTCATGAATATCGGCGTCCGAAACGTAGGAGACATGGGTGAACTGACTCAGACCCTTCCATTGTTTGCTTTACCAACTATTCCATTAAATATAGAAACACTAATGATCATCTTTCCTTATGCCCTTGCTTTAACTATCGTAGGGTTATTGGAATCCTTATTAACGTCATCGATTGTTGATGATATGACAGATACAGAGAGTAACAAAAACAAAGAAAGTCGCGGGCAAGGAATAGCCAACATTGTTGCTGGCTGCTTCGGGGGCATGGCTGGATGCGCAATGATTGGTCAATCTGTGATCAACGTCAAATCAGGTGGTAATGGGCGACTGTCCTCCTTAGTGGCTGGTGTTATCCTGATGTTCATGATTATCGTGCTTGGAGGAGTGGTCGTTCAAATTCCAATGGCTGCCCTTGCCGGGGTTATGATTATGGTTGCTATCGGCACATTTGATTGGAGTTCTGTCAGAAACATTCACAAGCTTCCTCTATCGGATGCCACCGTCATGATCGTTACCGTCTTAACCGTAGTTCTTTCTCACAATTTAGCGTACGGTGTCCTAGCAGGTGTCGTTCTCAGTATGATTTTCTTTGCTATAAAGATATCAAAGGTTCGTGTTTCTTCCCTATATGTGAATGAAGGGCGTAAACGAATCTATTATGTTCAAGGGCAGCTGTTCTTTGCTTCCGTCACTGAGTTTGTATCTTCTATAGATTTTAAAGATTCGGTCGCGGAAGTGGAAATTGATCTAAGTCAATCCCATCTATGGGATGACTCAGCTATTAGTGCGCTGGATAACGTGGAAAGCAAGTTTGAGCAAAATGGCATTCAAGTTAACTTTATAGGATTAAACGGAGAGAGTTCCCGCCTATTAACTCGTCTTGGAGGGGTGTCCAAAAGCGCCGGCCATTAA
- a CDS encoding DNA-3-methyladenine glycosylase family protein, with translation MDKLYFTLEDESIKYLSQIDPQLNNLIKVIGTIDIPLNKDYYRSIVKQIIGQQLSLKAAHTINTRLEEIWPNLQPELLENLSDEQIRSAGVSRPKIKYIRELTQKHLSNEVDFSSIHLLENEEVIKTLTSITGIGRWTAEMFLIFSLGRLNVLSYGDVSIKNSIRWLYQLEKGEPLDLEVYCKKWRPFNSVVSLYLWEAINSDFVKNPPPKCQSL, from the coding sequence ATGGATAAACTGTATTTCACGTTGGAAGATGAGAGTATTAAATATTTGTCACAAATAGATCCTCAGTTAAACAACTTAATTAAGGTTATTGGAACAATCGATATCCCCTTAAATAAAGATTATTACCGATCGATTGTTAAACAAATCATTGGCCAGCAATTATCCCTGAAGGCAGCCCACACCATCAATACTAGACTAGAGGAAATTTGGCCAAACCTTCAACCAGAGTTATTAGAAAATCTAAGTGATGAACAAATTAGAAGTGCCGGTGTATCCAGACCTAAAATCAAATATATAAGGGAATTAACTCAAAAACATCTATCTAATGAAGTGGATTTTTCCAGTATTCATTTACTGGAAAATGAGGAAGTGATCAAAACCTTAACTAGTATAACAGGAATTGGTAGATGGACTGCGGAGATGTTTTTAATTTTTTCGTTGGGGAGATTAAATGTATTGTCATATGGAGATGTGAGCATCAAAAATTCGATCAGGTGGCTTTACCAGCTAGAGAAAGGTGAGCCCCTGGATTTGGAGGTTTATTGTAAAAAGTGGCGGCCATTCAACTCTGTAGTTTCCCTCTACTTATGGGAGGCGATTAACTCTGACTTTGTTAAAAATCCTCCTCCTAAGTGCCAGTCTTTATAA
- a CDS encoding helix-turn-helix domain-containing protein: MEKEQEIMTISQVAEYLQISEVTTYKLVQEGRIPGFKIGRHWRVRKEDLQEHIKKLQHGEHL, encoded by the coding sequence ATGGAGAAGGAACAAGAGATCATGACCATATCTCAAGTGGCTGAATATCTGCAGATTAGTGAAGTCACTACATATAAATTAGTACAAGAAGGACGCATTCCAGGGTTCAAAATTGGACGTCATTGGAGAGTCCGTAAAGAGGATTTACAAGAGCATATAAAGAAGCTTCAGCACGGGGAACATCTCTAA